One window from the genome of Pyrobaculum ferrireducens encodes:
- the thrC gene encoding threonine synthase: protein MFAPNYRLYRCPKCGGLLEVEVSNLHWTPKGRGVWRYASMLPLKSGVSLGEGQTPLVKSVLGEGLYVKFDGANPTGSFKDRGMALGVTVARESGANKVVVASTGNTAASAAAYAARAGLRCYVVLPRGNVARGKLVQAALHGAELVMVNGYFDKALEYVVNYGTRYAYPLNSFNPWRLEGQKTLAFEVYEELGCPDYVVVPVGNAGNISAIWKGFKELASLGLCNKLPKMIGVQAEGAAPLADAWERGLEEPLFVDEPRTVASAIKIGRPINWPKALRAVRESGGFFVKVSDGEIIKAQRLLATKDGLGAEPAGAASVAAALKLGLRGTVVAVVTGHALKDPDAVEVSAREVRNADELAELLER from the coding sequence GTGTTTGCCCCCAACTATAGGCTATATAGGTGTCCCAAGTGCGGCGGCCTTCTCGAAGTGGAGGTGTCTAACCTACACTGGACCCCCAAGGGGAGGGGGGTGTGGCGCTACGCCTCTATGCTCCCGCTTAAGAGCGGCGTGTCGCTGGGGGAGGGCCAGACCCCTCTTGTGAAGTCTGTCCTGGGGGAGGGTCTCTATGTGAAGTTCGACGGGGCTAACCCGACGGGTAGCTTTAAGGATAGGGGGATGGCGCTGGGGGTGACCGTGGCGAGGGAGAGCGGAGCGAATAAGGTGGTGGTTGCCTCCACTGGCAACACTGCGGCGTCTGCGGCGGCTTACGCGGCTAGGGCTGGGCTTAGGTGCTACGTGGTTCTGCCGAGGGGGAACGTGGCGAGGGGTAAGCTGGTGCAGGCGGCGCTTCACGGTGCGGAGCTGGTGATGGTTAATGGCTATTTTGACAAGGCGCTGGAGTACGTGGTTAACTACGGCACTAGATACGCCTACCCCCTCAACAGCTTCAACCCGTGGAGGCTGGAGGGGCAGAAGACCCTCGCTTTTGAGGTATACGAGGAGCTGGGGTGTCCGGACTACGTGGTGGTGCCGGTGGGCAACGCCGGCAACATATCTGCAATCTGGAAGGGGTTTAAGGAGCTGGCCTCCCTGGGGCTGTGTAACAAGCTTCCAAAGATGATCGGGGTGCAGGCGGAGGGGGCGGCGCCGCTGGCAGATGCGTGGGAGAGGGGGCTGGAGGAGCCTCTATTTGTCGACGAGCCGAGGACCGTGGCGTCGGCTATCAAGATCGGGCGGCCTATCAACTGGCCTAAGGCTTTGAGGGCGGTGAGGGAGTCCGGCGGCTTTTTCGTAAAGGTGTCTGATGGGGAGATTATCAAGGCGCAGAGGCTCCTGGCGACTAAGGACGGCCTCGGGGCGGAGCCCGCCGGGGCGGCCTCGGTAGCCGCCGCTCTTAAGCTAGGCCTCAGAGGGACTGTGGTCGCCGTCGTCACCGGACACGCGTTGAAGGATCCCGACGCGGTGGAGGTATCGGCTAGGGAGGTTAGGAACGCCGACGAGCTCGCGGAGCTTTTAGAGCGATGA
- a CDS encoding aspartate kinase has protein sequence MKPVVKIGGSLLRSASDFKRAASFVASYREPPVVVVSAIKGVTDMLLELERTRSYLLYEEILHRHLSVARALGVEEAIAPLLRELEAALKAPRGPWSADYFASFGERLSARILHGVLTAMGMEARLFEAPVVTDSNFGNADPLRLEHRDEIAEPGVVAVVTGFIGRDREGRFTTVGRGGSDYTATYVGKEIGARKVTLVTDSPGVMTADPREVEEAFVLPLLSLEEAVEAAKVGAKNFHPRTFIPVLEAGGMAVEVRSYESRGTLIANVYAPPPFKIAVRCGQGSCVVGLGAQELTKLGGVAVGRYSVRLGIPPRQAHEHLILPYVKYIRG, from the coding sequence ATGAAGCCCGTAGTTAAGATAGGGGGGTCGCTCCTCCGCTCCGCTTCTGATTTCAAGAGGGCGGCCAGCTTCGTCGCGTCGTACCGGGAGCCGCCTGTCGTCGTCGTCTCGGCTATCAAGGGGGTGACGGACATGTTGCTGGAGCTTGAGCGGACTAGGAGCTACCTCCTCTACGAGGAGATTCTCCACAGACACCTATCGGTGGCCAGGGCATTGGGGGTGGAGGAGGCTATTGCGCCCCTCTTAAGGGAGCTTGAGGCGGCTCTGAAGGCGCCGCGTGGCCCGTGGTCCGCAGACTACTTCGCCTCCTTCGGCGAGAGGCTGTCGGCGAGGATCCTCCACGGGGTTTTGACGGCCATGGGAATGGAGGCGAGGCTCTTCGAGGCGCCGGTGGTGACAGACAGCAACTTCGGCAACGCGGACCCCCTCCGGCTTGAGCATAGGGATGAGATCGCGGAGCCGGGGGTGGTGGCGGTGGTGACGGGCTTCATCGGCAGGGACAGGGAGGGCCGCTTCACGACGGTGGGGCGCGGGGGTAGCGACTACACGGCCACCTACGTGGGTAAGGAGATCGGGGCGAGGAAGGTGACTTTGGTGACCGACTCGCCGGGGGTCATGACGGCGGATCCGCGGGAGGTGGAGGAGGCCTTCGTCCTGCCGCTCCTCTCCCTTGAGGAGGCGGTGGAGGCGGCTAAGGTGGGGGCGAAGAACTTCCACCCCCGCACCTTCATACCCGTGCTGGAGGCCGGGGGGATGGCTGTGGAGGTGAGGAGCTACGAGAGCCGGGGCACCCTCATCGCAAACGTCTACGCGCCGCCCCCCTTCAAAATCGCGGTAAGGTGCGGCCAGGGCAGTTGCGTGGTGGGGCTGGGGGCGCAGGAGCTGACAAAGCTGGGAGGCGTGGCGGTGGGGCGCTACTCGGTGAGGCTGGGGATCCCGCCGCGGCAGGCTCACGAACACCTAATCCTACCTTACGTCAAATATATAAGAGGGTAA
- the asd gene encoding aspartate-semialdehyde dehydrogenase — translation MDRLKVYILGATGLVGQRYVQLLARHPWFEVVGLAASERSAGRRLGEVGWVLDEPPPPEVAEMRIEKLDVDKVPRVDFVFSALPSEVAARVEPELAARGYVILSNSSNMRMDPDVPLIIPEVNPDDLSLVERQREGRGWRGAVVKKPNCTTTILNLPLKPVLDEWGIERVHVVTMQALSGAGYSGVPSVAIADNLIPFIRGEEEKVVGETRKILKADFEIYVTTTRVNVVDGHTEVVYVDTRRDFDVTAVAEVLERFRGPPQELKLPTAPERPIEVRRQADRPQPRLDRMAGRGMAVVVGRIRRLASRKLSFIVLGHNTIRGAAGNSILTAELMAAQSR, via the coding sequence ATGGATCGTCTGAAGGTCTACATCCTGGGGGCCACTGGGCTGGTGGGGCAGAGGTACGTCCAGCTCCTGGCGAGGCACCCCTGGTTCGAGGTGGTGGGCCTCGCCGCGTCGGAGAGGAGCGCCGGGAGGAGGCTGGGGGAGGTGGGGTGGGTTCTCGACGAGCCGCCTCCGCCGGAGGTGGCGGAGATGCGTATCGAGAAGCTGGACGTGGACAAGGTGCCGAGGGTCGACTTCGTATTCTCGGCCCTTCCCAGCGAGGTGGCGGCGAGGGTGGAGCCGGAGCTGGCGGCGCGGGGTTACGTGATACTATCCAACTCTAGCAACATGAGGATGGACCCCGACGTTCCGCTCATAATCCCCGAGGTGAACCCAGACGACCTCTCCCTCGTCGAGAGGCAGAGGGAGGGGCGTGGGTGGAGGGGGGCTGTGGTGAAGAAACCCAACTGCACCACCACTATTCTCAACCTGCCTCTGAAGCCTGTGCTGGACGAGTGGGGGATAGAGAGGGTGCACGTCGTCACCATGCAGGCCCTATCCGGCGCGGGGTACTCCGGCGTCCCCTCTGTGGCCATCGCCGACAACCTCATACCCTTCATAAGGGGCGAGGAGGAGAAGGTGGTGGGGGAGACGCGGAAGATCTTGAAGGCCGACTTTGAGATCTACGTCACGACGACGAGGGTTAACGTCGTCGACGGACACACGGAGGTTGTGTACGTAGACACGAGGCGGGACTTCGACGTTACGGCGGTGGCCGAGGTGCTGGAGAGGTTCAGAGGCCCGCCGCAGGAGCTTAAGCTCCCCACGGCGCCGGAGAGGCCCATCGAGGTTAGGCGCCAGGCGGACAGGCCCCAGCCGAGGCTGGACAGGATGGCAGGGAGAGGCATGGCGGTAGTAGTGGGGAGAATTAGGCGGCTCGCCTCCCGGAAGCTCTCCTTTATCGTCCTCGGCCACAACACCATTCGAGGCGCCGCCGGCAATTCAATCCTCACCGCAGAACTAATGGCGGCACAGAGCCGCTAG